The following are encoded together in the Triticum dicoccoides isolate Atlit2015 ecotype Zavitan chromosome 6B, WEW_v2.0, whole genome shotgun sequence genome:
- the LOC119323867 gene encoding flowering-promoting factor 1-like protein 4 isoform X2: MSGVWVFEGGMVRRADSEAPGAGGAARPGKVLVHVPSGEVVTSYEVLERRLRELGWERYLNDPCLLQFHQRSTVHLISVPRDFTRLKLVHMHDVVVKTRNVFQVRDA, translated from the coding sequence ATGAGTGGCGTGTGGGTGTTTGAGGGCGGGATGGTGAGGCGGGCGGACAGCGAGGCGCCGggcgcgggcggggcggcgcggccgggCAAGGTGCTGGTGCATGTGCCGAGCGGCGAGGTGGTGACCTCGTACGAGGTTCTGGAGCGGCGGCTGCGGGAGCTGGGGTGGGAGCGCTACCTCAACGACCCCTGCCTCCTCCAGTTCCACCAGCGCTCCACCGTGCACCTCATCTCCGTCCCGCGCGACTTCACCCGCCTCAAGCTCGTCCACATGCACGACGTCGTCGTCAAGACCCGCAACGTCTTCCAGGTCCGCGACGCCTGA